Proteins encoded together in one Neobacillus sp. FSL H8-0543 window:
- a CDS encoding putative sulfate exporter family transporter — MEAQKILVEVREQNKYDYYGFGLGLLLTFGLAVIAGQVAKLPFFSIMGIMIISIVLGAIWGNTVSHHHSVNNNLGINFSSKRLLRVGIIFLGFRLDLTDILNAGLPILLIDVIVITFTMLFILFLGKLFKTDKQLTTLVAAGTAICGAAAIIAISPIIRGKQEQTAIAVSCIAVLGTVGALLYIFLFPYLPITDTEYGVLVGATLHELAHVVAAGIPSGDIGSDSAILVKLGRVLLLIPVALFISFINRKNSKQDGNIKDLPIPWFIFGFLLMSLINTLQWIPKGGSQFFLLLSTYLLAMGMAGLGLNIKWADFKKAGVKPVGVAVLGFLALLSISPLLLFIYRLF; from the coding sequence ATGGAAGCACAGAAAATTCTAGTGGAGGTCCGGGAGCAAAATAAATATGATTATTATGGGTTTGGATTGGGTCTCTTACTTACATTTGGATTAGCAGTAATTGCAGGGCAAGTAGCGAAGTTGCCGTTTTTTTCGATTATGGGAATAATGATTATTTCTATAGTACTTGGTGCTATCTGGGGTAATACAGTTTCCCATCACCATTCTGTAAATAACAATCTAGGTATTAATTTCAGTAGTAAAAGATTATTGCGGGTTGGAATCATTTTTCTAGGATTTAGACTTGATTTGACTGACATCCTAAATGCAGGCTTGCCAATTCTGCTAATTGACGTAATTGTAATTACATTTACCATGTTATTTATTCTCTTCCTTGGTAAACTTTTTAAAACGGACAAACAATTAACCACTTTAGTGGCTGCAGGCACAGCAATATGTGGAGCAGCCGCAATTATAGCTATATCTCCTATCATTAGAGGAAAACAAGAGCAAACGGCCATTGCTGTATCATGTATTGCTGTCCTTGGGACTGTCGGTGCCCTACTATACATCTTTCTTTTTCCCTACTTACCAATCACTGACACCGAATATGGAGTGTTGGTAGGAGCTACATTACACGAACTAGCACATGTAGTTGCTGCTGGGATACCGAGTGGAGATATAGGAAGTGATTCCGCAATCCTTGTCAAATTAGGAAGAGTGTTACTTCTAATCCCAGTTGCTCTGTTCATTAGTTTTATTAATAGAAAGAACTCAAAACAGGACGGAAATATTAAGGACTTGCCGATTCCGTGGTTTATCTTTGGATTCCTCTTAATGAGTTTGATCAATACTTTACAATGGATTCCAAAGGGCGGCTCCCAATTTTTTCTTTTATTAAGTACCTATTTATTAGCAATGGGAATGGCTGGCCTAGGATTAAATATTAAATGGGCAGATTTTAAAAAAGCCGGAGTGAAACCAGTTGGAGTGGCAGTACTTGGATTCTTGGCACTTCTCTCGATTTCTCCACTTCTACTATTTATCTATCGTCTTTTTTAA
- a CDS encoding 3-ketoacyl-ACP reductase, protein MVQSLTGKVAYITGAGRGIGKATAIALANEGVNLGLLATTESNLKQVASIVEGLGVKVAYAAVDVSNLEQVQQAIEKLTNQLGKADILINSAGTSKFASLLDMDPEEWKRIIDVNLMGTYYVTRSVLPQLIEKNSGDVINISSTNGLNGAATSSAYSASKFAVIGFTESLAQEVRRNNIRVTALTPSTVATDMALDLKLIPENDEKYMQPEDIAELIVSQLKLNQRVYIKTASILATNPF, encoded by the coding sequence TTGGTACAATCTTTAACAGGGAAGGTAGCTTATATAACAGGTGCAGGAAGAGGGATTGGAAAAGCGACTGCCATCGCACTTGCGAATGAAGGGGTTAACCTTGGTTTACTTGCAACCACTGAATCAAATTTAAAGCAAGTAGCAAGTATTGTGGAAGGACTAGGAGTAAAGGTTGCTTATGCAGCAGTGGATGTTTCAAACTTAGAGCAAGTCCAACAAGCTATTGAGAAGCTAACAAACCAATTAGGCAAAGCCGATATTCTGATTAATAGTGCGGGAACGAGTAAATTTGCTTCCCTTTTAGACATGGATCCAGAAGAATGGAAAAGGATCATTGACGTGAATCTAATGGGTACCTATTATGTCACACGGTCCGTTCTTCCTCAATTGATTGAAAAAAATAGTGGAGACGTGATCAATATTTCCTCCACCAACGGCTTGAATGGGGCGGCTACATCCAGTGCGTATAGTGCTTCAAAATTCGCTGTCATTGGATTTACTGAGTCATTAGCACAAGAGGTTCGCAGAAATAATATCCGGGTAACGGCTTTAACTCCAAGTACAGTCGCAACGGACATGGCACTTGATTTGAAACTAATCCCTGAAAACGATGAAAAGTATATGCAACCAGAAGATATTGCTGAACTGATCGTTTCTCAATTGAAATTAAATCAACGAGTCTACATAAAAACAGCTAGCATATTGGCTACAAATCCATTCTAA
- a CDS encoding S8 family peptidase: MERKVSLIPFQVIELVEKVNEVPKGVEMIQAPRIWDQTKGKGVTVAILDTGCDLTHLDLKEQIVGGRNFTVDDNGNPDVYKDYNGHGTHVAGTIAAIQNNDGVVGVAPEAKLLIIKVLDKNGSGQYEWIINGLNYAIEQKADIISMSLGGPVDVPELHEAIQKAVNNNILVVCAAGNEGDGNDTTDEFAYPGAYNEVIGVGAIDLERNSSRFTNSNNEVDLVAPGEKILSTYLNGKYASLSGTSMATPHVSGAMALIKVLANTAFERNLSEAELYAQLIKRTVPLGNSPKLEGNGLIYLTVTEHLLEIFNKLLIPEKVEL, from the coding sequence GTGGAGCGAAAAGTAAGTTTGATTCCGTTTCAAGTAATTGAACTAGTAGAAAAGGTCAATGAAGTTCCCAAAGGGGTAGAAATGATTCAGGCTCCAAGAATTTGGGATCAAACAAAAGGCAAAGGAGTTACAGTTGCCATATTGGATACTGGCTGTGATTTGACTCATCTTGACTTAAAAGAGCAGATTGTCGGCGGAAGAAATTTTACAGTGGATGATAACGGGAACCCTGATGTTTACAAGGATTACAATGGGCATGGTACCCATGTTGCAGGGACAATTGCTGCAATACAAAACAATGACGGTGTTGTAGGTGTAGCCCCTGAAGCAAAACTGCTTATTATCAAGGTGCTTGACAAAAATGGTTCTGGCCAATACGAATGGATTATTAATGGGCTTAACTATGCAATAGAACAAAAGGCTGATATTATTTCTATGTCTCTTGGCGGTCCAGTGGATGTTCCTGAACTACATGAAGCGATTCAAAAAGCTGTTAATAACAATATTCTTGTGGTCTGTGCAGCAGGAAATGAAGGGGATGGCAATGATACAACGGATGAATTTGCTTATCCGGGGGCTTATAATGAAGTGATTGGTGTAGGCGCCATTGACTTAGAAAGAAATTCTTCAAGGTTTACAAATTCAAATAATGAAGTAGACTTAGTGGCTCCTGGGGAGAAAATTTTATCAACCTATTTAAATGGAAAATATGCTTCATTAAGTGGAACGTCAATGGCAACACCTCATGTTTCCGGAGCAATGGCTCTAATAAAAGTTCTTGCCAATACAGCCTTTGAGCGGAATCTCTCAGAGGCTGAACTTTATGCACAATTAATAAAAAGAACAGTGCCATTAGGAAATTCTCCAAAACTTGAAGGCAATGGATTAATTTATTTAACTGTAACGGAACACTTGTTAGAAATCTTTAATAAGCTATTGATCCCTGAAAAAGTGGAGTTATGA
- a CDS encoding endonuclease: MMNNLELLTKERENAKAAYLEYINNRSYYEEQRDLEIQQTYYKNTKFERNSFHYLLEKTHINRLDYSPHRYVYQWVDLHENGKLKSLYSGKGMDPLAVIEEDIRILENIVSGNRASLPDEITLNCEHVVPQSWFDKQEPMKGDLHHLFSCDPECNSRRGNRSYYDFADYVPENLTLGVKEGCGKADKGKFEPEYGKGIVARATFYFLTRYQGIVNNNLVNLQVLLKWHKQFPVTLYEKHRNLAIFELQGNRNPFIDFTEMAEKLICE, from the coding sequence ATGATGAATAATCTGGAATTGCTGACAAAAGAACGGGAGAACGCAAAGGCAGCCTATTTGGAATACATCAATAACCGCAGCTACTATGAGGAACAAAGGGATTTAGAAATCCAACAAACGTACTATAAAAATACTAAATTTGAGAGAAACAGTTTTCATTATTTATTAGAAAAAACACATATTAATAGGCTGGATTACTCTCCTCATCGTTATGTTTACCAATGGGTAGATCTTCATGAGAATGGGAAATTGAAAAGCTTATATTCCGGGAAAGGAATGGATCCGCTTGCTGTCATTGAGGAAGATATTCGTATTCTTGAAAACATAGTAAGTGGAAACAGAGCTAGTTTACCTGATGAAATTACTCTTAATTGCGAGCATGTGGTACCACAGTCATGGTTTGATAAACAAGAGCCAATGAAGGGAGACTTGCATCATTTATTTTCCTGTGATCCCGAATGTAACAGCAGACGCGGAAACAGGTCTTATTATGATTTTGCTGACTATGTTCCGGAGAACCTTACTTTAGGAGTTAAGGAAGGCTGTGGAAAGGCAGATAAAGGAAAGTTTGAGCCTGAATATGGAAAGGGAATTGTTGCAAGGGCCACTTTTTATTTTTTAACCCGGTACCAGGGAATAGTAAATAACAATCTTGTGAACCTGCAGGTATTACTGAAGTGGCATAAGCAATTTCCAGTGACTCTTTATGAAAAACACCGGAACCTAGCTATCTTTGAATTACAAGGGAACCGGAATCCGTTTATTGACTTTACGGAAATGGCTGAGAAATTGATATGTGAATAA
- a CDS encoding 5-methyltetrahydropteroyltriglutamate--homocysteine S-methyltransferase, which translates to MTKTLVKAPFRADHVGSLLRPERIHQARMDFQAGNISTQELHAIETEEIKNIVNKQIEVGLQAVTDGEFRRRFWHTDFLEHLNGVEGYVPDSGFAFKGEETERYDVRVIGKISFNQNHPHLKDFIEFKEIVGDRAVAKQTIPSPNQLFNAGIRNKEIYPNLEDYANDIIQTYREAIKAFYDAGCRYLQLDDVYIAGLNAPEIPFNDSGYSREQLIDLALQVVNGVLEAKPEDLVITTHLCRGNYRSKWAFEGSYAKIAPTLFAKEKVNGFFLEYDDDRSGDFGPLEYIPNGGPQVVLGLFTSKHGNLEDKENIKARVAEATKYVPLEQLCISPQCGFASTHHGNILTEEEQWAKLKYIVDVSKEIWG; encoded by the coding sequence ATGACAAAAACACTTGTTAAAGCTCCCTTTAGAGCCGATCATGTAGGAAGTCTATTACGTCCAGAAAGAATTCATCAGGCTAGGATGGATTTCCAAGCAGGAAATATTTCAACACAAGAACTACACGCAATTGAAACAGAAGAAATCAAAAACATCGTTAACAAGCAAATTGAAGTAGGACTACAAGCTGTTACAGATGGAGAGTTTCGCCGGAGATTTTGGCATACCGATTTCCTTGAGCATTTAAATGGGGTAGAGGGCTACGTGCCAGACTCTGGATTTGCGTTCAAAGGAGAAGAAACGGAAAGATATGATGTGCGTGTAATCGGGAAGATTTCGTTTAACCAAAATCACCCCCATCTCAAAGACTTTATCGAATTTAAAGAAATTGTTGGGGACCGTGCCGTTGCCAAACAAACCATCCCAAGTCCAAATCAATTATTTAACGCCGGAATCCGTAACAAAGAAATTTATCCGAACCTTGAAGATTATGCAAACGATATTATTCAAACCTATCGCGAGGCAATTAAAGCTTTCTATGATGCAGGTTGCCGTTACCTACAACTAGACGATGTCTATATTGCGGGTCTAAATGCACCGGAAATACCATTTAATGATAGTGGCTATTCCCGTGAACAATTAATTGATTTAGCTCTCCAAGTGGTTAATGGAGTATTGGAAGCGAAGCCGGAAGATCTCGTGATTACCACTCATCTTTGCCGGGGGAACTACCGTTCGAAATGGGCATTTGAAGGCAGCTACGCGAAAATCGCGCCAACTCTATTTGCAAAAGAAAAAGTAAACGGATTTTTCCTCGAGTATGATGATGACCGTTCTGGTGATTTCGGACCATTGGAATACATACCTAATGGTGGTCCGCAAGTTGTGTTAGGTCTATTCACATCGAAACATGGGAACTTAGAAGATAAGGAAAATATTAAAGCGCGTGTAGCAGAAGCAACAAAATATGTGCCATTAGAGCAATTATGCATCAGTCCGCAATGCGGTTTTGCTTCTACTCATCATGGAAATATCTTGACCGAGGAAGAGCAATGGGCAAAACTGAAGTATATTGTGGATGTTTCTAAAGAGATTTGGGGATAA
- a CDS encoding DUF485 domain-containing protein, producing MEEQILQLIRKRKQLMTSALAAALLFYFFLPFSLIFIPDVMNRPSFIYSISSAWLYAFLQIPMTWFFCGLYHRTANKIDRQMEGIDKEKSL from the coding sequence ATGGAGGAGCAAATTTTACAATTGATTCGTAAGAGAAAGCAGTTGATGACATCTGCTTTGGCTGCTGCATTACTGTTTTATTTTTTTCTTCCTTTTTCTCTTATTTTCATTCCTGATGTGATGAATCGGCCAAGCTTCATTTATAGTATTTCTTCGGCATGGTTATATGCATTTTTACAAATTCCGATGACATGGTTCTTCTGTGGGCTTTACCATAGGACTGCTAATAAAATTGATAGACAGATGGAAGGAATCGATAAGGAGAAATCGTTGTGA
- a CDS encoding selenium metabolism-associated LysR family transcriptional regulator, producing MNLDYLKVFYVAANNKSFSQTAKDLHLSQSSVSIQIKQLEDHWDCQLFERTTKKMSLTPAGEILYKQVQKLFSIMNETTNELQELKGFVHGDLQVGASLTIGEHILPFVLADFNKLYPKVAIRFKVFNSRYIIDKLKNREINLGFIESMLSYPSLKQVPFAEDELIVIAPPNHWLSEKECLSIEELFTLPFIIREMGSGTRQVIEDTLRRNHVDPMKLNIVIELEQTEAIKSAVEAGLGVSILSRHAVKKELELQTLKHIEIKEFRFLRSFYMVYDEEALQLPSKKLIELVNNIFLIKTLK from the coding sequence ATGAATCTTGATTATTTAAAAGTATTTTATGTGGCAGCAAATAACAAGAGCTTCTCACAAACAGCAAAAGATCTTCACCTCTCCCAATCCTCTGTAAGCATACAAATCAAACAGTTAGAGGACCATTGGGATTGCCAATTATTTGAACGGACAACGAAAAAGATGTCATTAACCCCAGCTGGAGAGATCTTATATAAACAGGTTCAAAAATTGTTTTCGATTATGAACGAAACCACCAATGAATTACAGGAACTAAAAGGATTCGTTCACGGAGATTTACAGGTCGGTGCAAGCCTTACAATTGGGGAGCACATCCTTCCCTTCGTTTTAGCCGATTTTAATAAATTGTACCCGAAAGTAGCTATTCGTTTTAAAGTATTCAACTCAAGATACATTATTGATAAATTAAAAAATCGTGAAATTAACCTAGGGTTTATTGAATCAATGCTATCATATCCATCGTTAAAGCAAGTTCCCTTTGCAGAGGATGAACTGATTGTCATCGCTCCGCCGAACCATTGGTTATCTGAGAAGGAATGTCTATCTATTGAAGAGTTATTCACCCTTCCGTTTATTATTCGTGAAATGGGGTCAGGGACGAGACAAGTTATTGAAGATACCCTTCGTAGAAATCATGTGGATCCTATGAAACTCAACATCGTGATTGAGTTAGAGCAAACAGAAGCCATCAAATCAGCAGTGGAAGCAGGCTTGGGAGTTTCCATTCTATCGAGGCACGCAGTGAAGAAAGAGCTTGAGTTACAGACATTAAAACACATAGAAATTAAAGAATTCCGTTTTCTCAGAAGCTTTTACATGGTTTATGATGAGGAAGCATTGCAGCTACCCAGTAAAAAACTGATTGAACTGGTAAATAACATTTTTTTGATAAAAACCCTTAAGTAA
- a CDS encoding LysR family transcriptional regulator codes for MTLQQLKYVIEVAKSRSINKAAQNLFISQPSLSNALKELEEKIGITVFSRTNKGIVITPEGSEFLGYARQVVEQAELLENRYTKTRSPQQNFSVSGQHYAFAVSAFVRLLKEYDREEYEFTLRETRTYEIIADVKDLRSEIGILYLNDFNQHVIQKFLREGNLKFHELFEAKPHVFISSTNPLAVQEYVTLSDLDPYPYLSYEQGDYNSFYFSEEILSTLTRPKNIKVSDRATLFNLLIGLNGYTISTGVISHKLNSKDIIAVPLKVDERIHVGYITHKSVTTSKLGNIYIQYLKESIGEELQQL; via the coding sequence ATGACATTACAACAATTAAAATATGTGATTGAAGTGGCAAAAAGTCGGTCCATTAACAAAGCGGCACAGAATTTGTTTATTAGTCAGCCAAGTCTTTCAAACGCACTAAAAGAGTTGGAAGAGAAGATCGGAATTACGGTTTTTTCGCGAACCAATAAGGGGATTGTGATTACACCTGAAGGATCGGAGTTTTTAGGGTACGCAAGGCAGGTAGTGGAACAGGCAGAACTTCTTGAGAATCGCTATACGAAAACACGATCGCCGCAGCAAAATTTCTCAGTATCTGGTCAGCATTATGCCTTTGCGGTAAGTGCCTTTGTCCGTCTATTAAAAGAGTATGACCGCGAGGAATACGAGTTCACTTTACGAGAAACTAGGACCTATGAAATCATTGCTGATGTGAAAGACCTCCGTAGTGAGATTGGGATTTTATATCTGAATGATTTTAATCAACATGTGATTCAAAAATTTCTAAGAGAAGGAAATTTAAAGTTCCATGAACTATTTGAAGCAAAGCCCCATGTCTTTATTAGCTCAACCAATCCTCTGGCGGTACAGGAATATGTCACATTATCTGATTTGGATCCCTATCCATACTTGTCTTATGAGCAGGGGGATTATAATTCCTTCTATTTTTCGGAGGAAATTCTTAGCACGCTAACTAGACCGAAGAATATTAAGGTAAGTGATCGGGCAACTTTATTTAACTTATTGATTGGATTAAATGGCTACACCATTTCAACAGGTGTGATTAGTCATAAATTAAATAGCAAAGACATAATTGCCGTTCCTCTGAAGGTGGATGAACGAATTCATGTGGGCTATATTACCCATAAAAGCGTCACAACCAGTAAGTTGGGCAATATCTACATTCAATATTTAAAAGAATCGATTGGAGAAGAATTACAACAGCTATAG